Proteins encoded by one window of Arabidopsis thaliana chromosome 2, partial sequence:
- a CDS encoding Concanavalin A-like lectin protein kinase family protein (Concanavalin A-like lectin protein kinase family protein; FUNCTIONS IN: kinase activity; INVOLVED IN: protein amino acid phosphorylation; LOCATED IN: endomembrane system; CONTAINS InterPro DOMAIN/s: Legume lectin, beta chain (InterPro:IPR001220), Protein kinase, ATP binding site (InterPro:IPR017441), Serine/threonine-protein kinase-like domain (InterPro:IPR017442), Concanavalin A-like lectin/glucanase, subgroup (InterPro:IPR013320), Protein kinase-like domain (InterPro:IPR011009), Serine/threonine-protein kinase, active site (InterPro:IPR008271), Protein kinase, catalytic domain (InterPro:IPR000719), Concanavalin A-like lectin/glucanase (InterPro:IPR008985); BEST Arabidopsis thaliana protein match is: Concanavalin A-like lectin protein kinase family protein (TAIR:AT2G43690.1); Has 122686 Blast hits to 121162 proteins in 4906 species: Archae - 111; Bacteria - 13587; Metazoa - 45416; Fungi - 10588; Plants - 34514; Viruses - 415; Other Eukaryotes - 18055 (source: NCBI BLink).): MSRTIGSRVIFLILALFCCTENSRGKLVMQGSAGFFKGYRTLTSTKKHAYGQAFEDEIVPFKNSANDTVTSFSVTFFFAIAPEDKHKGAHGMAFVISPTRGITGASADQYLGIFNKANNGDSSNHVIAVELDINKDEEFGDINDNHVGININGMRSIKFAPAGYYDQEGQFKDLSLISGSLLRVTILYSQMEKQLNVTLSSPEEAYYPNKPLLSLNQDLSPYILENMYVGFSASTGSVRAMHYMLSWFVHGGVDVPNLDLGIPTFPPYPKEKSLVYRIVLVTSLALVLFVALVASALSIFFYRRHKKVKEVLEEWEIQCGPHRFAYKELFKATKGFKQLLGKGGFGQVFKGTLPGSDAEIAVKRISHDSKQGMQEFLAEISTIGRLRHQNLVRLQGYCRYKEELYLVYDFMPNGSLDKYLYHRANQEQLTWNQRFKIIKDIASALCYLHHEWVQVVIHRDIKPANVLIDHQMNARLGDFGLAKLYDQGYDPQTSRVAGTFWYIAPELIRSGRATTGTDVYAFGLFMLEVSCGRRLIERRTASDEVVLAEWTLKCWENGDILEAVNDGIRHEDNREQLELVLKLGVLCSHQAVAIRPDMSKVVQILGGDLQLPDNLLDIVKAEKVRMWSETSESVLGVLTSQGSIGTLTLTEPFTSRGR, from the coding sequence ATGTCTCGTACAATCGGCTCACGGGTCATTTTCTTGATCCTTGCTCTCTTCTGTTGTACTGAAAACTCCCGTGGCAAACTGGTTATGCAGGGATCCGCTGGATTTTTTAAAGGTTACAGGACGTTGACGAGCACCAAGAAGCACGCATATGGTCAAGCCTTCGAGGACGAGATAGTCCCTTTCAAGAATTCGGCCAACGATACAGTTACTTCTTTCTCTGTCACGTTCTTCTTTGCTATCGCCCCTGAGGATAAGCACAAAGGCGCTCATGGTATGGCCTTCGTGATCTCTCCCACAAGAGGCATTACTGGTGCCTCCGCTGATCAGTACCTTGGAATCTTTAACAAAGCAAACAACGGGGATAGCTCAAATCATGTCATCGCTGTGGAGCTCGATATAAATAAAGATGAGGAATTTGGCGACATTAACGATAACCATGTTGGTATCAACATAAACGGAATGAGGTCTATCAAATTTGCTCCTGCTGGTTATTATGATCAAGAAGGTCAATTTAAAGATCTTTCTTTGATAAGTGGAAGTCTACTCCGAGTCACGATTTTGTATAGCCAGATGGAAAAACAGCTTAATGTCACCTTATCATCACCAGAGGAGGCTTATTACCCGAACAAGCCTCTTCTTTCATTGAACCAAGATCTATCACCCTATATTTTGGAGAACATGTATGTGGGCTTCTCAGCCTCAACGGGGTCTGTTAGAGCAATGCATTACATGTTGAGTTGGTTTGTACATGGCGGCGTTGATGTTCCAAACCTGGACTTGGGAATACCAACATTTCCTCCATATCCCAAGGAAAAATCTCTGGTTTATCGGATTGTTTTGGTGACCAGCTTGGCATTGGTTCTCTTTGTTGCGCTTGTTGCATCAGCTTTAAGTATCTTTTTCTACAGGAGACATAAAAAGGTTAAAGAGGTTCTAGAGGAATGGGAGATCCAATGTGGGCCTCATAGGTTTGCTTACAAAGAACTCTTTAAAGCCACAAAAGGTTTCAAACAACTTCTAGGCAAAGGAGGGTTTGGTCAGGTCTTTAAGGGTACACTTCCAGGTTCTGATGCAGAGATTGCCGTTAAACGAATTTCACATGATTCAAAACAAGGAATGCAGGAATTCTTGGCTGAGATATCGACAATTGGTCGGCTTAGACACCAGAACCTAGTCAGGCTTCAGGGTTATTGTAGGTACAAGGAGGAACTCTACTTGGTTTATGACTTTATGCCCAATGGAAGTCTTGACAAGTACCTCTACCACAGAGCGAATCAAGAGCAACTCACTTGGAATCAACGTTTCAAGATCATCAAAGACATAGCCTCTGCACTCTGCTATTTGCATCATGAATGGGTACAAGTTGTAATTCATCGAGACATCAAGCCGGCAAATGTCCTGATTGACCACCAAATGAATGCAAGGCTCGGGGATTTTGGGTTGGCTAAGTTGTACGATCAGGGTTATGATCCTCAGACATCTAGAGTTGCTGGGACATTCTGGTACATTGCACCGGAGCTCATAAGAAGCGGAAGAGCAACCACAGGGACAGACGTCTATGCCTTCGGGCTGTTTATGCTAGAAGTCTCTTGCGGTAGGAGGCTGATAGAGCGAAGAACAGCCTCCGACGAGGTCGTCCTAGCTGAATGGACATTAAAGTGCTGGGAAAACGGAGATATTCTCGAGGCAGTCAATGATGGAATCCGTCACGAAGACAATAGAGAACAGCTCGAGCTTGTTTTGAAATTGGGAGTGTTGTGTTCGCACCAGGCTGTAGCAATTAGGCCAGACATGTCTAAGGTGGTCCAGATCTTGGGTGGTGATCTGCAGCTTCCAGATAATCTACTCGATATAGTCAAAGCAGAGAAGGTCAGAATGTGGTCTGAGACATCTGAGAGTGTACTTGGTGTTTTGACATCACAAGGGTCCATTGGTACCTTGACGTTAACGGAACCTTTTACCTCCCGGGGACGCTGA
- a CDS encoding Mannose-binding lectin superfamily protein (Mannose-binding lectin superfamily protein; CONTAINS InterPro DOMAIN/s: Mannose-binding lectin (InterPro:IPR001229); BEST Arabidopsis thaliana protein match is: Mannose-binding lectin superfamily protein (TAIR:AT2G43740.2); Has 35333 Blast hits to 34131 proteins in 2444 species: Archae - 798; Bacteria - 22429; Metazoa - 974; Fungi - 991; Plants - 531; Viruses - 0; Other Eukaryotes - 9610 (source: NCBI BLink).), producing MKSRNREMFKVGPIGSKQYYDKSWEEKGRNMISSIYVAFNKDSIKCIQFSYFHNGVHVVSEKHGSSKGQSYEIVRLNDDEYVTGLSGIFWERKVTSLTFHTNQGKHGPFCNGTGYSSSYMADYKKEIDVKIRDRREFGGFFGSFDDEFDGLTSIGIYVYPTYDNKPTLNQAWDPLYAFAHNQIPTIADGIPVMHIRYKPKLKDRIFSKLDFKRAMLCLIKVFLD from the exons ATGAAATCTCGTAATAGGGAGATGTTCAAAGTCGGACCAATTGGGTCAAAGCAATATTATGATAAGAGTTGGGAAGAGAAGGGACGCAACATGATATCTAGTATATATGTTGCTTTCAACAAAGATTCCATAAAATGTATTCAGTTTAGCTATTTTCATAACGGAGTTCATGTCGTGTCTGAAAAGCACGGTTCGTCCAAAGGTCAATCCTACGAAATC GTGAGACTGAATGACGATGAGTATGTGACTGGGTTGAGTGGAATATTTTGGGAGAGAAAGGTCACGTCTTTGACATTTCACACTAATCAGGGGAAACACGGGCCGTTTTGTAATGGAACTGGATATTCATCAAGTTATATGGCAGATTATAAGAAGGAAATTGATGTGAAGATACGTGATCGTCGTGAGTTTGGTGGTTTCTTTGGGTCTTTTGATGACGAATTTGACGGTCTGACATCCATTGGCATTTATGTTTATCCCACGTACGATAACAAGCCCACTCTCAATCAAGCATGGGATCCTCTATATGCATTCGCCCATAATCAAATCCCGACGATCGCGGATGGTATTCCTGTTATGCACATCCGTTATAAGCCCAAACTCAAAGACCGGATATTTTCCAAGTTGGATTTCAAAAGAGCTATGTTGTGCCTGATAAAAGTTTTCTTGGATTAA
- the SSI2 gene encoding Plant stearoyl-acyl-carrier-protein desaturase family protein (SSI2; FUNCTIONS IN: acyl-[acyl-carrier-protein] desaturase activity, stearoyl-CoA 9-desaturase activity; INVOLVED IN: in 10 processes; LOCATED IN: chloroplast, plastid; EXPRESSED IN: 22 plant structures; EXPRESSED DURING: 15 growth stages; CONTAINS InterPro DOMAIN/s: Ribonucleotide reductase-related (InterPro:IPR012348), Ferritin/ribonucleotide reductase-like (InterPro:IPR009078), Fatty acid desaturase, type 2 (InterPro:IPR005067), Stearoyl-ACP desaturase, conserved site (InterPro:IPR005803); BEST Arabidopsis thaliana protein match is: Plant stearoyl-acyl-carrier-protein desaturase family protein (TAIR:AT3G02630.1); Has 946 Blast hits to 938 proteins in 221 species: Archae - 0; Bacteria - 436; Metazoa - 2; Fungi - 0; Plants - 450; Viruses - 0; Other Eukaryotes - 58 (source: NCBI BLink).): MALKFNPLVASQPYKFPSSTRPPTPSFRSPKFLCLASSSPALSSGPKSVESLKKPFTPPREVHVQVLHSMPPQKIEIFKSMENWAEENLLIHLKDVEKSWQPQDFLPDPASDGFEDQVRELRERARELPDDYFVVLVGDMITEEALPTYQTMLNTLDGVRDETGASPTSWAIWTRAWTAEENRHGDLLNKYLYLSGRVDMRQIEKTIQYLIGSGMDPRTENNPYLGFIYTSFQERATFISHGNTARQAKEHGDIKLAQICGTIAADEKRHETAYTKIVEKLFEIDPDGTVMAFADMMRKKISMPAHLMYDGRNDNLFDNFSSVAQRLGVYTAKDYADILEFLVGRWKIQDLTGLSGEGNKAQDYLCGLAPRIKRLDERAQARAKKGPKIPFSWIHDREVQL, from the exons ATGGCTCTAAAGTTTAACCCTTTGGTGGCATCTCAGCCTTACAAATTCCCTTCCTCGACTCGTCCGCCAACTCCTTCTTTCAGATCTCCCAAGTTCCTCTGcctcgcttcttcttctccggctCTCAGCTCCGGCCCCAAGTca GTTGAGAGTTTGAAGAAACCATTTACGCCACCCAGGGAAGTGCATGTTCAAGTCTTGCACTCCATGCCACCTCAAAAGATCGAGATCTTCAAATCTATGGAAAACTGGGCCGAGGAGAACCTTCTGATTCACCTCAAGGATGTGGAGAAGTCTTGGCAACCCCAGGATTTCTTGCCTGACCCTGCATCAGATGGGTTTGAAGATCAGGTAAGAGAGTTAAGAGAGAGGGCTAGAGAGCTCCCTGATGAttactttgttgttttggtggGGGACATGATCACAGAAGAAGCACTTCCGACCTATCAAACTATGTTGAACACTTTGGATGGAGTTAGGGATGAAACAGGTGCTAGTCCTACTTCATGGGCTATTTGGACCAGAGCTTGGACTGCAGAAGAAAACCGACATGGCGATCTTCTGAATAAATACCTTTACTTGTCTGGTCGTGTTGACATGAGGCAGATCGAAAAGACCATTCAGTACTTGATTGGATCTGGAATG GATCCGCGGACAGAGAATAACCCCTACCTTGGCTTCATCTATACGTCATTCCAAGAAAGAGCGACATTCATCTCTCACGGAAACACAGCCCGCCAAGCCAAAGAGCACGGGGACATCAAACTAGCCCAAATATGTGGCACAATAGCTGCAGACGAGAAGCGTCATGAAACAGCATACACCAAGATAGTTGAAAAGCTCTTTGAGATTGATCCTGATGGTACTGTCATGGCTTTTGCAGACatgatgagaaagaaaatctcaatGCCTGCTCACTTGATGTATGATGGGCGCAACGACAACCTCTTTGACAACTTCTCTTCCGTGGCTCAGAGGCTCGGTGTTTACACCGCCAAAGACTATGCAGACATTCTTGAGTTTCTGGTTGGTAGGTGGAAAATCCAGGACTTAACCGGGCTTTCAGGTGAAGGAAACAAAGCACAAGACTATTTATGCGGGTTGGCTCCAAGGATCAAGAGATTGGATGAGAGAGCTCAAGCAAGAGCCAAGAAAGGACCCAAGATTCCTTTCAGTTGGATACACGACAGAGAAGTGCAGCTCTAA
- the SSI2 gene encoding Plant stearoyl-acyl-carrier-protein desaturase family protein (SSI2; FUNCTIONS IN: acyl-[acyl-carrier-protein] desaturase activity, stearoyl-CoA 9-desaturase activity; INVOLVED IN: in 10 processes; LOCATED IN: chloroplast, chloroplast stroma, plastid; EXPRESSED IN: 22 plant structures; EXPRESSED DURING: 15 growth stages; CONTAINS InterPro DOMAIN/s: Ribonucleotide reductase-related (InterPro:IPR012348), Ferritin/ribonucleotide reductase-like (InterPro:IPR009078), Fatty acid desaturase, type 2 (InterPro:IPR005067), Stearoyl-ACP desaturase, conserved site (InterPro:IPR005803); BEST Arabidopsis thaliana protein match is: Plant stearoyl-acyl-carrier-protein desaturase family protein (TAIR:AT3G02630.1); Has 948 Blast hits to 940 proteins in 221 species: Archae - 0; Bacteria - 436; Metazoa - 2; Fungi - 0; Plants - 452; Viruses - 0; Other Eukaryotes - 58 (source: NCBI BLink).) yields MALKFNPLVASQPYKFPSSTRPPTPSFRSPKFLCLASSSPALSSGPKEVESLKKPFTPPREVHVQVLHSMPPQKIEIFKSMENWAEENLLIHLKDVEKSWQPQDFLPDPASDGFEDQVRELRERARELPDDYFVVLVGDMITEEALPTYQTMLNTLDGVRDETGASPTSWAIWTRAWTAEENRHGDLLNKYLYLSGRVDMRQIEKTIQYLIGSGMDPRTENNPYLGFIYTSFQERATFISHGNTARQAKEHGDIKLAQICGTIAADEKRHETAYTKIVEKLFEIDPDGTVMAFADMMRKKISMPAHLMYDGRNDNLFDNFSSVAQRLGVYTAKDYADILEFLVGRWKIQDLTGLSGEGNKAQDYLCGLAPRIKRLDERAQARAKKGPKIPFSWIHDREVQL; encoded by the exons ATGGCTCTAAAGTTTAACCCTTTGGTGGCATCTCAGCCTTACAAATTCCCTTCCTCGACTCGTCCGCCAACTCCTTCTTTCAGATCTCCCAAGTTCCTCTGcctcgcttcttcttctccggctCTCAGCTCCGGCCCCAA GGAGGTTGAGAGTTTGAAGAAACCATTTACGCCACCCAGGGAAGTGCATGTTCAAGTCTTGCACTCCATGCCACCTCAAAAGATCGAGATCTTCAAATCTATGGAAAACTGGGCCGAGGAGAACCTTCTGATTCACCTCAAGGATGTGGAGAAGTCTTGGCAACCCCAGGATTTCTTGCCTGACCCTGCATCAGATGGGTTTGAAGATCAGGTAAGAGAGTTAAGAGAGAGGGCTAGAGAGCTCCCTGATGAttactttgttgttttggtggGGGACATGATCACAGAAGAAGCACTTCCGACCTATCAAACTATGTTGAACACTTTGGATGGAGTTAGGGATGAAACAGGTGCTAGTCCTACTTCATGGGCTATTTGGACCAGAGCTTGGACTGCAGAAGAAAACCGACATGGCGATCTTCTGAATAAATACCTTTACTTGTCTGGTCGTGTTGACATGAGGCAGATCGAAAAGACCATTCAGTACTTGATTGGATCTGGAATG GATCCGCGGACAGAGAATAACCCCTACCTTGGCTTCATCTATACGTCATTCCAAGAAAGAGCGACATTCATCTCTCACGGAAACACAGCCCGCCAAGCCAAAGAGCACGGGGACATCAAACTAGCCCAAATATGTGGCACAATAGCTGCAGACGAGAAGCGTCATGAAACAGCATACACCAAGATAGTTGAAAAGCTCTTTGAGATTGATCCTGATGGTACTGTCATGGCTTTTGCAGACatgatgagaaagaaaatctcaatGCCTGCTCACTTGATGTATGATGGGCGCAACGACAACCTCTTTGACAACTTCTCTTCCGTGGCTCAGAGGCTCGGTGTTTACACCGCCAAAGACTATGCAGACATTCTTGAGTTTCTGGTTGGTAGGTGGAAAATCCAGGACTTAACCGGGCTTTCAGGTGAAGGAAACAAAGCACAAGACTATTTATGCGGGTTGGCTCCAAGGATCAAGAGATTGGATGAGAGAGCTCAAGCAAGAGCCAAGAAAGGACCCAAGATTCCTTTCAGTTGGATACACGACAGAGAAGTGCAGCTCTAA
- a CDS encoding FAM136A-like protein (DUF842) — MQKAYFKCAYECFDRTRTHAEISRCAESCSVPITNAQNYFDNEMSVFQERLNRSLVVCQDKFEVAKQQKTRSEAVNDLEHCVNQTVDEAVKTLPNLVSRMKKALSITD; from the exons ATGCAGAAGGCATATTTCAAATGTGCATACGAGTGCTTTGATAGGACAAGAACACACGCTGAGATTAGTCGATGTGCAGAGAGTTGCAGTGTTCCTATCACAAATGCACAGAACTACTTTGATAATGAGATGTCGGTGTTCCAA GAGAGGTTGAATAGATCTCTTGTGGTTTGTCAAGACAAGTTTGAGGTTGCTAAGCAACAGAAGACGAGAAGTGAAGCGGTAAATGATTTGGAGCATTGTGTAAACCAAACTGTTGATGAAGCTGTGAAGACTCTGCCTAATCTCGTCTCAAGAATGAAGAAAGCTTTGTCAATCACAGACTGA
- a CDS encoding Concanavalin A-like lectin protein kinase family protein — MMPDSQGSAGFFKGYRTLTSTKKHAYGQAFEDEIVPFKNSANDTVTSFSVTFFFAIAPEDKHKGAHGMAFVISPTRGITGASADQYLGIFNKANNGDSSNHVIAVELDINKDEEFGDINDNHVGININGMRSIKFAPAGYYDQEGQFKDLSLISGSLLRVTILYSQMEKQLNVTLSSPEEAYYPNKPLLSLNQDLSPYILENMYVGFSASTGSVRAMHYMLSWFVHGGVDVPNLDLGIPTFPPYPKEKSLVYRIVLVTSLALVLFVALVASALSIFFYRRHKKVKEVLEEWEIQCGPHRFAYKELFKATKGFKQLLGKGGFGQVFKGTLPGSDAEIAVKRISHDSKQGMQEFLAEISTIGRLRHQNLVRLQGYCRYKEELYLVYDFMPNGSLDKYLYHRANQEQLTWNQRFKIIKDIASALCYLHHEWVQVVIHRDIKPANVLIDHQMNARLGDFGLAKLYDQGYDPQTSRVAGTFWYIAPELIRSGRATTGTDVYAFGLFMLEVSCGRRLIERRTASDEVVLAEWTLKCWENGDILEAVNDGIRHEDNREQLELVLKLGVLCSHQAVAIRPDMSKVVQILGGDLQLPDNLLDIVKAEKVRMWSETSESVLGVLTSQGSIGTLTLTEPFTSRGR, encoded by the exons ATGATGCCAGATTCCCAG GGATCCGCTGGATTTTTTAAAGGTTACAGGACGTTGACGAGCACCAAGAAGCACGCATATGGTCAAGCCTTCGAGGACGAGATAGTCCCTTTCAAGAATTCGGCCAACGATACAGTTACTTCTTTCTCTGTCACGTTCTTCTTTGCTATCGCCCCTGAGGATAAGCACAAAGGCGCTCATGGTATGGCCTTCGTGATCTCTCCCACAAGAGGCATTACTGGTGCCTCCGCTGATCAGTACCTTGGAATCTTTAACAAAGCAAACAACGGGGATAGCTCAAATCATGTCATCGCTGTGGAGCTCGATATAAATAAAGATGAGGAATTTGGCGACATTAACGATAACCATGTTGGTATCAACATAAACGGAATGAGGTCTATCAAATTTGCTCCTGCTGGTTATTATGATCAAGAAGGTCAATTTAAAGATCTTTCTTTGATAAGTGGAAGTCTACTCCGAGTCACGATTTTGTATAGCCAGATGGAAAAACAGCTTAATGTCACCTTATCATCACCAGAGGAGGCTTATTACCCGAACAAGCCTCTTCTTTCATTGAACCAAGATCTATCACCCTATATTTTGGAGAACATGTATGTGGGCTTCTCAGCCTCAACGGGGTCTGTTAGAGCAATGCATTACATGTTGAGTTGGTTTGTACATGGCGGCGTTGATGTTCCAAACCTGGACTTGGGAATACCAACATTTCCTCCATATCCCAAGGAAAAATCTCTGGTTTATCGGATTGTTTTGGTGACCAGCTTGGCATTGGTTCTCTTTGTTGCGCTTGTTGCATCAGCTTTAAGTATCTTTTTCTACAGGAGACATAAAAAGGTTAAAGAGGTTCTAGAGGAATGGGAGATCCAATGTGGGCCTCATAGGTTTGCTTACAAAGAACTCTTTAAAGCCACAAAAGGTTTCAAACAACTTCTAGGCAAAGGAGGGTTTGGTCAGGTCTTTAAGGGTACACTTCCAGGTTCTGATGCAGAGATTGCCGTTAAACGAATTTCACATGATTCAAAACAAGGAATGCAGGAATTCTTGGCTGAGATATCGACAATTGGTCGGCTTAGACACCAGAACCTAGTCAGGCTTCAGGGTTATTGTAGGTACAAGGAGGAACTCTACTTGGTTTATGACTTTATGCCCAATGGAAGTCTTGACAAGTACCTCTACCACAGAGCGAATCAAGAGCAACTCACTTGGAATCAACGTTTCAAGATCATCAAAGACATAGCCTCTGCACTCTGCTATTTGCATCATGAATGGGTACAAGTTGTAATTCATCGAGACATCAAGCCGGCAAATGTCCTGATTGACCACCAAATGAATGCAAGGCTCGGGGATTTTGGGTTGGCTAAGTTGTACGATCAGGGTTATGATCCTCAGACATCTAGAGTTGCTGGGACATTCTGGTACATTGCACCGGAGCTCATAAGAAGCGGAAGAGCAACCACAGGGACAGACGTCTATGCCTTCGGGCTGTTTATGCTAGAAGTCTCTTGCGGTAGGAGGCTGATAGAGCGAAGAACAGCCTCCGACGAGGTCGTCCTAGCTGAATGGACATTAAAGTGCTGGGAAAACGGAGATATTCTCGAGGCAGTCAATGATGGAATCCGTCACGAAGACAATAGAGAACAGCTCGAGCTTGTTTTGAAATTGGGAGTGTTGTGTTCGCACCAGGCTGTAGCAATTAGGCCAGACATGTCTAAGGTGGTCCAGATCTTGGGTGGTGATCTGCAGCTTCCAGATAATCTACTCGATATAGTCAAAGCAGAGAAGGTCAGAATGTGGTCTGAGACATCTGAGAGTGTACTTGGTGTTTTGACATCACAAGGGTCCATTGGTACCTTGACGTTAACGGAACCTTTTACCTCCCGGGGACGCTGA
- a CDS encoding FAM136A-like protein (DUF842) (Eukaryotic protein of unknown function (DUF842); CONTAINS InterPro DOMAIN/s: Protein of unknown function DUF842, eukaryotic (InterPro:IPR008560); BEST Arabidopsis thaliana protein match is: Eukaryotic protein of unknown function (DUF842) (TAIR:AT2G31725.1); Has 263 Blast hits to 263 proteins in 84 species: Archae - 0; Bacteria - 0; Metazoa - 179; Fungi - 0; Plants - 65; Viruses - 0; Other Eukaryotes - 19 (source: NCBI BLink).) — protein sequence MDQTAEEKMVRERIRKKVNEVSSASQSLLSPVQDHINFTLQKAYFKCAYECFDRTRTHAEISRCAESCSVPITNAQNYFDNEMSVFQERLNRSLVVCQDKFEVAKQQKTRSEAVNDLEHCVNQTVDEAVKTLPNLVSRMKKALSITD from the exons ATGGATCAAACGGCGGAGGAGAAGATGGTGAGAGAGAGGATTAGAAAGAAAGTTAACGAAGTCAGTTCTGCGTCGCagtctcttctttctccagtACAAGACCACATCAATTTCACCCTTCAA AAGGCATATTTCAAATGTGCATACGAGTGCTTTGATAGGACAAGAACACACGCTGAGATTAGTCGATGTGCAGAGAGTTGCAGTGTTCCTATCACAAATGCACAGAACTACTTTGATAATGAGATGTCGGTGTTCCAA GAGAGGTTGAATAGATCTCTTGTGGTTTGTCAAGACAAGTTTGAGGTTGCTAAGCAACAGAAGACGAGAAGTGAAGCGGTAAATGATTTGGAGCATTGTGTAAACCAAACTGTTGATGAAGCTGTGAAGACTCTGCCTAATCTCGTCTCAAGAATGAAGAAAGCTTTGTCAATCACAGACTGA